The following coding sequences are from one Dermacentor silvarum isolate Dsil-2018 chromosome 4, BIME_Dsil_1.4, whole genome shotgun sequence window:
- the LOC119450223 gene encoding ubinuclein-1 encodes MAEPRRVKLETAHQAPAKQKRAEVCPTRRFQLSLLSSGQEADSCPEYSYSDLLKSTRPPDADKDDPFGDNDDDNVREIARKFEEKYGSKHGKKRRKGRIAWEDYVDRGMGYDETDPFIDNGEAYDELVPSTLTTKHGGFYINTGELEFRTPSGSDSEDFQGEARSRQVKRGPREGGARRGPKPRGPRPKHLRDSLATANSGIAEAIESVVRGGGAAVVVEEVVSGGGSSSSSGGASTGDDPVGPISSDVQCPRLPDNLPVELENEVRRLKRAAALRSTEGKCKFFRGHVNQLLLSVELRARELGPGQRQLVYAHLANFLPCTKETLLKRAKKLRLDQEDGRLGEPLRRLKEALDAGEGLGDGRLREALCEVVRIKLRCYELSKIRTQSAEEYLRRFLDAEVCPLWPANSPVTAKTLFRESRQVHGHLTLKPRKPSLLPGSALRKMSSHIDTGRESPGRPPTPLTISSSPSASAAPTSLASALTPASTPVSTTPAPPPPSSTPTPTPPVVSSPAPTATSVPTSVILQSPGRPPSADARPPHSSPPKPFLASQMLDRIITASLGNFPSSGGEASVPTTSSRHLDGSGSKLEAGSCQPKVQHPHLPRTVTSSTSLRLTPSYGFMEAFKRTLEQGEPPSNAGGPPYYKPDILEGMKGFPYPVGYLPRTSAATPPSERPRPHLSVAQQPQPQHWRQRPSYPSPSASYPPPPRPYPFPSQSQHGSKGASQGQGHVS; translated from the exons ATGGCTGAACCGAGGCGCGTCAAGCTCGAGACAGCCCACCAAGCACCAGCCAAGCAAAAACGTGCCGAGGTGTGCCCGACAAGGCGGTTTCAGCTCTCGCTACTGTCGAGTGGCCAAGAAGCGGACTCGTGCCCGGAGTACTCCTACAGTGACCTGTTGAAATCCACACGG CCTCCCGATGCGGACAAAGATGACCCCTTCGGAGACAATGATGACGACAACGTGCGGGAGATTGCGCGGAAGTTCGAGGAAAAATAT ggatCAAAACACGGGAAGAAGAGGCGCAAGGGTAGGATTGCCTGGGAAGACTACGTTGACCGAGGAATGGGCTATGACGAGACGGACCCTTTTATTGATAACGGAGAAGCG TACGACGAGCTGGTGCCATCGACGTTGACAACAAAGCACGGCGGCTTCTACATCAACACAGGAGAGCTGGAGTTCCGGACACCCTCCGGCTCCGATTCCGAAGACTTTCAGGGGGAGGCCCGGTCACGGCAGGTCAAGAGGGGTCCTCGCGAGGGAGGTGCCCGGCGGGGACCCAAGCCTCGCGGTCCACGGCCAAAGCACCTTCGCGATTCGCTCGCCACCGCAAACAGCGGCATTGCCGAGGCCATTGAATCCGTGGTTCGCGGTGGTGGTGCTGCCGTGGTCGTCGAAGAGGTAGTGAGTGGTGgtggtagcagcagcagcagtggcggtgcgAGTACCGGCGACGACCCCGTCGGACCAATCTCGTCTGACGTCCAGTGTCCGCGCCTTCCCGACAACCTCCCTGTTGAACTGGAAAATGAGGTGCGGCGTCTGAAACGTGCCGCAGCCTTGCGCTCGACCGAGGGCAAGTGCAAGTTCTTCCGGGGCCATGTGAATCAGCTGCTACTGAGTGTGGAACTGAGGGCGCGTGAGCTGGGGCCCGGGCAGCGGCAGCTGGTGTATGCGCACCTGGCCAACTTTCTGCCCTGCACCAAGGAGACACTGCTGAAGCGAGCCAAGAAGCTACGCCTCGACCAAGAAGACGGGAGGCTGGGTGAGCCACTGCGGAGACTGAAGGAGGCCCTGGATGCTGGGGAGGGCCTCGGTGACGGCCGCCTGCGCGAGGCTTTGTGTGAGGTTGTGCGAATAAAACTGCGCTGCTACGAGCTGTCCAAGATACGCACCCAGTCAGCGGAAGAGTACCTGCGCCGTTTTCTGGACGCGGAAGTGTGCCCACTGTGGCCTGCGAACAGTCCCGTGACTGCCAAGACCCTCTTCCGTGAGAGCCGGCAGGTCCACGGCCATCTCAC GTTAAAACCTCGCAAGCCATCACTCCTTCCTGGCTCAGCTCTCCGCAAGATGTCTAGCCACATTGACACCGGCAGAGAAAGCCCCGGTAGACCGCCTACGCCACTGACCATTTCCTCATCACCATCGGCATCAGCTGCTCCCACATCCCTTGCATCAGCACTCACGCCTGCCTCTACACCAGTCTCTACCACGCCTGCCCCACCACCTCCATCCTCCACACCCACACCTACACCACCAGTAGTGTCGTCTCCAGCACCCACAGCTACCTCTGTCCCCACTTCGGTCATCCTGCAGTCACCGGGAAGGCCTCCATCAGCAGATGCACGGCCACCTCACAGCAGTCCCCCAAAGCCTTTCCTGGCTTCGCAGATGCTTGACCGTATAATTACTGCCAGCCTGGGCAACTTCCCCAGCTCAGGAGGTGAAGCGAGCGTCCCGACGACCAGCTCTCGCCACCTGGACGGCAGCGGTTCCAAGCTTGAAGCAGGAAGTTGCCAGCCCAAGGTCCAGCACCCACACCTACCCCGTACAGTAACATCAAGCACATCCCTGCGGCTGACTCCTTCGTATGGCTTCATGGAGGCCTTCAAGCGCACCTTGGagcaaggggagccaccgagcAATGCAGGGGGCCCCCCTTACTACAAGCCAGACATCCTAGAAGGCATGAAGGGCTTCCCTTACCCCGTGGGCTACTTGCCCAGGACGTCAGCGGCAACTCCACCTTCGGAGCGGCCACGCCCACACCTCAGTGTTGCCCAGCAGCCACAGCCACAGCACTGGCGCCAGCGGCCATCCTACCCGTCCCCCTCGGCCAGCTACCCGCCACCACCGCGACCTTACCCTTTTCCGTCCCAAAGCCAACACGGGTCCAAGGGCGCCAGTCAGGGCCAAGGTCACGTATCATGA